From one Paeniglutamicibacter psychrophenolicus genomic stretch:
- a CDS encoding acyl-CoA carboxylase subunit beta — translation MTQEAVKTQDAKLTREQEHEQKRAAALAMGGARKLDARRDKGELNARERVALLLDPGTFRESGLFVTSAVPADRDKTPADGKITGSGEIDGRRASVVAYDFTVKGSSSSPISNKKMSHFKEMVVKTGQPLVYLSESTGVRMPDAMGGTGMGSANGKTRFLRKRESPWVSAAFGYCFGSAAWHTMTSDFAVFRKGAVLAVSSPNLVARATGQQVDAQELGGWKMHAEVTGFADAVADSDEEAIELIRRFLSYLPSHNGELPPTAPVPAGSGERAAELKAIVPESRTQTYDVRKVIEIIADTGSVFPIKARYGKSLVTSLARINGQSVGIIANNPQFKGGALDGAACDKATSFLVLCDSYNIPVVHLVDQPGFLIGLEAERSKVAGKIINWMNALSLVTVPKIAVTMRKNYGQALINMGGGGTADSTAGWWSSEVSFMDPTSAVAVVHGIDKETDPEMYELRLAEMAKGTTAYDVAQVFGFEQVIDPAETRDYIIGALKDHYRARTNGIGEHNLSTWPTSF, via the coding sequence ATGACGCAGGAAGCCGTGAAGACCCAGGATGCAAAGTTGACCCGCGAGCAGGAGCACGAGCAGAAGCGCGCCGCCGCCCTGGCCATGGGCGGGGCCCGGAAGCTTGATGCCCGCCGCGACAAGGGCGAGCTGAACGCACGCGAGCGCGTCGCGCTGCTGCTGGACCCGGGCACGTTCCGCGAGTCCGGGCTGTTCGTGACCTCGGCCGTGCCGGCGGACCGCGACAAGACCCCGGCCGACGGCAAGATCACCGGCAGCGGCGAGATCGACGGCCGGCGCGCGAGCGTGGTCGCCTACGACTTCACCGTCAAGGGCTCCTCCTCGTCCCCGATCAGCAACAAGAAGATGTCCCACTTCAAGGAAATGGTGGTCAAGACCGGCCAGCCGCTGGTCTACCTTTCCGAGTCCACCGGCGTGCGCATGCCCGACGCCATGGGCGGCACCGGCATGGGCTCGGCCAACGGCAAGACCCGCTTCCTGCGCAAGCGCGAAAGCCCATGGGTGTCCGCGGCCTTCGGCTACTGCTTCGGTTCGGCCGCCTGGCACACCATGACCAGTGACTTTGCGGTCTTCCGCAAGGGTGCAGTGCTCGCGGTGTCCAGCCCCAACCTGGTGGCCCGCGCCACCGGCCAGCAGGTCGACGCCCAGGAACTCGGCGGCTGGAAGATGCACGCCGAGGTCACCGGGTTCGCCGACGCGGTCGCCGACTCCGACGAGGAAGCGATCGAACTGATCCGCCGCTTCCTGTCCTACCTGCCCTCGCACAACGGCGAGCTGCCGCCGACCGCACCGGTCCCGGCCGGCTCGGGCGAGCGCGCCGCGGAACTCAAGGCGATCGTTCCCGAGTCCCGCACGCAGACCTACGACGTGCGCAAGGTCATCGAGATCATTGCCGACACCGGCTCGGTCTTCCCGATCAAGGCCCGCTACGGCAAGTCCCTGGTCACCTCGCTGGCCCGCATCAACGGCCAGTCCGTGGGCATCATCGCCAACAACCCGCAGTTCAAGGGCGGCGCACTGGACGGGGCTGCCTGCGACAAGGCGACCAGCTTCCTGGTGCTGTGCGACTCCTACAACATCCCGGTCGTCCACCTGGTTGACCAGCCCGGCTTCCTGATCGGCCTGGAGGCCGAGCGCAGCAAGGTTGCCGGCAAGATCATCAACTGGATGAACGCCCTGTCGCTGGTCACCGTCCCGAAGATCGCCGTGACGATGCGCAAGAACTACGGACAGGCATTGATCAACATGGGCGGCGGCGGCACCGCCGACTCCACCGCCGGCTGGTGGTCCTCCGAGGTCAGCTTCATGGACCCGACCTCCGCGGTCGCCGTGGTCCACGGCATCGACAAGGAAACCGATCCGGAGATGTACGAGCTGCGCCTGGCCGAGATGGCCAAGGGCACCACGGCCTACGACGTGGCCCAGGTCTTCGGCTTCGAGCAGGTCATCGATCCGGCAGAGACGCGCGATTACATCATCGGCGCCCTCAAGGACCACTACCGTGCCCGCACCAACGGCATCGGCGAACACAACCTGAGCACCTGGCCGACGAGCTTCTAA
- a CDS encoding acetyl-CoA carboxylase biotin carboxylase subunit — protein sequence MNAFPESLLIANRGEIARRIIRTAKRVGVRTVAVYHAVDAGLPYVSEADVAIELTGATPVQSYLDKDQIVTIAKAQGATAIHPGYGFLAENAGFARQVAEAGLTWIGPSAEVIEVMGDKVESRRSVAVAGVPISGDAGAALKTGDEAVEAAKTVGYPVMVKASAGGGGIGMAVAHTDEELRKAFENTKSMSERSFGSDRVFIERFVESARHIEIQVLGLDNGTIVAFGERDCSTQRRHQKLIEESPAPNLAPEIRAKLIEAAIAAAGSVGYRNAGTVEFLLDTRTGDFVFLEMNTRIQVEHPITEMTHGVDLIEQQLSIAASGTTTPDFNPVQRGHAIELRICAEDPKKFFPRPGPIDGWIEPTGDGIRVDSGYAAGTEVTPHFDSLIAKVCAYGETREEALVRAVKACEDFVIEGLVTNQPFLEEILDDEEFTDGRYDTGLVERIQQRLKEQAKLAKRSA from the coding sequence GTGAATGCATTTCCAGAAAGCCTGCTGATCGCCAACCGCGGCGAGATCGCCCGCAGGATCATCCGCACCGCCAAGCGCGTGGGCGTGCGCACCGTGGCCGTCTACCACGCGGTGGACGCCGGCCTGCCGTACGTCTCCGAGGCCGATGTCGCTATCGAGCTGACCGGTGCGACGCCGGTGCAGTCGTACCTCGACAAGGACCAGATCGTGACGATCGCCAAGGCGCAGGGCGCCACCGCGATCCACCCCGGTTACGGGTTCCTGGCCGAAAACGCCGGGTTCGCCCGGCAGGTTGCCGAGGCCGGGTTGACCTGGATCGGCCCCTCGGCCGAGGTCATCGAGGTCATGGGCGACAAGGTCGAGTCACGTCGCTCCGTGGCCGTCGCGGGCGTGCCGATCTCCGGCGACGCCGGTGCGGCGCTGAAGACCGGCGACGAAGCGGTTGAAGCAGCCAAGACCGTGGGCTACCCGGTCATGGTCAAGGCCTCGGCCGGCGGCGGCGGCATCGGCATGGCCGTGGCCCACACCGACGAGGAACTGCGCAAGGCGTTCGAGAACACCAAGTCGATGTCCGAGCGCAGCTTCGGCTCCGACCGCGTCTTCATCGAGCGTTTCGTGGAGTCCGCACGGCACATCGAGATCCAGGTCCTGGGCCTGGACAACGGGACCATCGTGGCCTTTGGCGAACGCGACTGCTCCACCCAGCGCCGCCACCAGAAGCTCATCGAGGAATCCCCGGCGCCGAACCTGGCCCCGGAGATCCGCGCGAAGCTCATCGAGGCCGCCATCGCCGCGGCCGGCTCGGTCGGCTACCGCAACGCCGGCACCGTCGAGTTCCTGCTCGACACCCGCACCGGGGACTTCGTCTTCCTGGAGATGAACACCCGCATCCAGGTCGAGCACCCGATCACCGAGATGACCCACGGGGTCGATTTGATCGAGCAGCAGCTGAGCATTGCTGCCTCGGGCACCACCACGCCGGACTTCAACCCGGTCCAGCGCGGACACGCGATCGAACTGCGGATCTGCGCCGAGGACCCGAAGAAGTTCTTCCCGCGCCCCGGCCCGATCGACGGCTGGATCGAGCCGACCGGAGACGGGATCCGCGTGGATTCCGGCTACGCGGCCGGCACCGAGGTGACCCCGCACTTCGACTCGCTGATCGCCAAGGTCTGCGCGTACGGGGAAACCCGCGAGGAAGCCCTTGTACGGGCGGTCAAGGCCTGCGAGGATTTCGTCATCGAGGGATTGGTCACGAACCAGCCTTTCCTCGAGGAGATCCTCGACGACGAAGAATTCACCGATGGACGCTACGACACCGGTCTGGTGGAGCGCATCCAGCAACGACTTAAAGAACAGGCCAAGCTGGCCAAGAGGAGTGCATGA
- a CDS encoding NADPH:quinone oxidoreductase family protein, which yields MTIPSTLKAWSVTELGEPVDALQLVERAVPTPGEGQVLVRVLASAANFPDVLMCRGVYQVKPELPFTPGREVCAEVISTGPGVTRAKVGDRVLGLTTLPHGGFAEYALMDQHAVHSAPASLDDAQAACLFIGYQTGWFGLHRLARIQPGETLLVHAAAGGVGSAAIQLGKAAGAKVIGVVGGAAKAAYAKELGADLVIDRREEDFVALVNEFTDGRGADVIYDPVGGETYQRSTKCIAFEGRIIVVGFAGGEIQSAKLNHALVKNYAILGIHWGLYNTKNPQAVDDCHKELTRLADSGAIVPFVSERFEIDGVPAGLQRLADGKTVGRVVMEHSQSST from the coding sequence ATGACGATCCCCAGCACCCTGAAGGCATGGTCGGTCACCGAACTCGGTGAACCGGTCGATGCCCTGCAGCTAGTCGAACGCGCTGTACCAACCCCCGGTGAAGGCCAGGTCCTGGTGCGCGTGCTCGCCTCCGCGGCCAACTTCCCCGACGTGTTGATGTGCCGCGGCGTCTACCAGGTGAAGCCGGAGCTTCCCTTCACCCCCGGTCGCGAGGTTTGCGCCGAGGTCATCTCCACCGGCCCGGGTGTCACCCGCGCCAAGGTCGGGGACAGGGTGCTGGGGTTGACCACGCTTCCGCACGGCGGGTTCGCCGAATACGCGCTGATGGACCAGCACGCGGTCCACTCGGCGCCGGCATCGCTTGACGATGCGCAGGCAGCTTGCCTGTTCATCGGGTACCAGACCGGCTGGTTCGGCCTGCACCGCCTGGCCCGCATCCAGCCCGGGGAAACCCTGCTGGTGCATGCCGCCGCCGGAGGCGTCGGTTCCGCCGCCATCCAGCTGGGCAAGGCCGCCGGGGCCAAGGTCATCGGCGTGGTCGGCGGTGCGGCGAAGGCCGCATACGCCAAGGAGCTCGGTGCGGACCTGGTCATCGACCGCCGCGAGGAAGACTTCGTGGCACTGGTCAACGAATTCACCGACGGGCGGGGCGCGGATGTCATCTACGACCCGGTCGGCGGCGAAACCTACCAGCGCTCCACCAAGTGCATCGCCTTCGAGGGCCGGATCATCGTGGTCGGCTTCGCCGGCGGGGAGATCCAGTCCGCCAAGCTGAACCACGCACTGGTGAAGAACTACGCGATCCTCGGCATCCACTGGGGCCTGTACAACACCAAGAACCCGCAGGCGGTCGACGACTGCCACAAGGAACTGACCCGGTTGGCCGACTCCGGGGCCATCGTGCCCTTCGTGTCCGAGCGCTTCGAGATCGACGGCGTGCCCGCCGGCCTGCAGCGCCTGGCCGACGGCAAGACCGTGGGCCGCGTGGTCATGGAACACTCCCAGAGCTCCACGTAG
- a CDS encoding biotin/lipoyl-binding carrier protein: MAETIAADMGANVWKILVAPGDKVEEDDVFMILEAMKMEIPVMAEDAGTVTELHVAEGDVVAPGQALVSFEAE, translated from the coding sequence ATGGCAGAAACAATCGCAGCAGACATGGGTGCCAACGTATGGAAGATCCTTGTCGCCCCGGGCGACAAGGTCGAGGAAGATGACGTGTTCATGATCCTCGAAGCCATGAAGATGGAAATCCCCGTCATGGCCGAAGACGCCGGCACCGTGACCGAGCTCCACGTCGCCGAGGGCGACGTGGTGGCACCGGGCCAGGCCCTGGTCAGTTTCGAAGCGGAGTAG